The Saccharomonospora glauca K62 genome has a segment encoding these proteins:
- a CDS encoding L,D-transpeptidase, producing MVGVTRTRGLSARTGGRWISLLLAATVVAGCASPSEGEQSPTPPEATSTEAPKPVLLALSVSDGDEGVEPGKPITVSAEHGTITKASLIGKHGTHVKDDLREEGTLWTTAEPLGYGKTYTLTVEAKGEDGKTVTEESTFTTATPAGTVAVSINVWDDETVGVGMPIIFDFTGPVPDRDAAEKALNIKAEPETEGDFRWFGDTRVIWRPKEYWEPGTEVTVDARIYGRDFGDGIYGAEDKAVDFTVGDKLVAVADGQKHTMTVSVNDKTVKTMPISMGKPSSPTPEGTYTVMSEHNGYTMDSSTYGVPVDSAAGYRLYVEYAARLSNSGIFYHSAPWSVADQGNANVSHGCINLSTENAAWLMDKSKRGDVFTVKRSGGPKLEPEDGWSVWQLSWEEWQS from the coding sequence GTGGTAGGTGTGACGCGAACGCGTGGTCTCTCGGCACGGACGGGCGGCAGGTGGATCTCGCTCCTGCTGGCGGCGACCGTCGTGGCGGGATGCGCGTCGCCCTCGGAGGGCGAGCAATCGCCCACGCCGCCCGAGGCGACCTCCACCGAGGCTCCCAAGCCGGTGTTGCTCGCGCTCTCGGTGTCCGACGGGGACGAGGGCGTCGAACCCGGCAAACCCATCACGGTGAGCGCGGAACACGGCACCATCACGAAAGCCTCGCTGATCGGCAAGCACGGCACCCACGTCAAGGACGACCTGCGGGAGGAGGGCACGCTCTGGACGACCGCCGAGCCCCTCGGCTACGGCAAGACCTACACCCTCACCGTCGAGGCGAAGGGGGAGGACGGCAAGACGGTGACGGAGGAGTCCACGTTCACCACCGCCACTCCGGCCGGCACCGTCGCCGTGTCGATCAACGTGTGGGACGACGAGACCGTCGGCGTCGGTATGCCGATCATCTTCGACTTCACCGGCCCGGTGCCCGACCGGGACGCCGCCGAGAAGGCGTTGAACATCAAGGCCGAGCCGGAGACGGAGGGCGACTTCCGCTGGTTCGGTGACACCAGGGTGATCTGGCGGCCGAAGGAGTACTGGGAACCCGGCACGGAGGTCACGGTCGACGCGAGGATCTACGGGCGGGATTTCGGCGACGGCATCTACGGGGCCGAGGACAAGGCCGTGGACTTCACGGTGGGTGACAAGTTGGTGGCGGTGGCCGACGGGCAGAAGCACACGATGACGGTGTCGGTCAACGACAAGACCGTGAAGACCATGCCCATCTCGATGGGCAAGCCGAGCAGCCCGACGCCGGAGGGCACCTACACCGTCATGAGTGAGCACAACGGCTACACCATGGACTCCAGCACCTACGGTGTCCCGGTGGACAGCGCGGCCGGCTACCGCCTGTACGTCGAGTACGCGGCGCGACTGTCCAACAGCGGCATCTTCTACCACTCCGCTCCGTGGTCGGTCGCCGACCAGGGCAACGCCAACGTCAGCCACGGGTGCATCAATCTCTCCACGGAGAACGCGGCGTGGTTGATGGACAAGTCGAAGCGCGGGGACGTCTTCACGGTCAAGCGCAGCGGCGGACCGAAGCTGGAGCCCGAGGACGGCTGGAGCGTGTGGCAGCTGTCGTGGGAGGAGTGGCAGAGCTAG
- a CDS encoding pentapeptide repeat-containing protein, with product MRRLRADCSRCAGLCCVALPFSASAGFPSDKHAGEPCRHLDRSFRCRVHAELRPRGFTGCTVFDCFGAGQRITQEVFDDGNWRADPALAAPMFAAFAVARHLHEVLWYLAEAAEFPLPARLAEEVRREFERVDALVGTDPDTLAATDVDAVRREVGPLLSRVSDTVRALVPEPRPDRRGADLAGHRMRGAALRGATFRGAVLIAADLREADLRTVDFLGADLRDTDLRGADLSGCFFLTQPQVNAARGDSAIRLPDRLVRPAHW from the coding sequence GTGCGGCGGTTACGTGCCGACTGCTCGCGATGCGCGGGTCTGTGTTGTGTGGCGCTGCCGTTCTCGGCGTCGGCCGGGTTTCCCTCCGACAAGCACGCGGGGGAGCCCTGCCGTCACCTCGACCGGTCCTTCCGCTGCCGGGTCCACGCCGAACTCCGCCCGCGGGGGTTCACCGGATGCACCGTGTTCGACTGTTTCGGCGCCGGGCAGCGGATCACTCAAGAGGTGTTCGACGACGGGAACTGGCGGGCCGACCCCGCTCTCGCCGCGCCGATGTTCGCGGCCTTCGCCGTGGCCCGGCACCTGCACGAGGTGCTGTGGTATCTCGCCGAGGCGGCGGAGTTCCCCCTACCCGCGCGGCTCGCCGAGGAGGTACGTCGCGAGTTCGAGCGCGTCGACGCGCTCGTCGGCACCGACCCGGACACCCTCGCCGCCACCGACGTGGACGCGGTGCGTCGGGAGGTCGGTCCTCTGCTGTCGCGGGTCAGCGACACCGTGCGCGCGCTGGTACCGGAACCACGCCCGGACCGTCGCGGGGCCGACCTCGCCGGGCACCGAATGCGCGGAGCCGCGTTGCGGGGCGCTACGTTCAGAGGGGCCGTCCTCATCGCCGCCGACCTGCGGGAAGCCGATCTGCGCACCGTCGACTTCCTCGGCGCCGACCTGCGGGACACGGATCTGCGGGGCGCCGACCTCTCGGGCTGCTTCTTCCTCACCCAGCCACAGGTGAACGCCGCGCGTGGTGACTCGGCGATACGGCTCCCGGACAGGCTCGTGCGCCCAGCTCACTGGTGA
- a CDS encoding PspC domain-containing protein, with protein sequence MATITALTRPSDDRMIAGVCAGLARHYGWKPGRVRLAFLVSCLLPGPQFLLYLALWLVIPSE encoded by the coding sequence ATGGCAACCATTACCGCTCTGACCCGCCCCAGCGACGATCGCATGATCGCCGGGGTGTGCGCGGGCCTCGCGCGCCACTACGGGTGGAAGCCCGGTCGCGTGCGGCTGGCGTTCCTCGTGTCGTGCCTGCTTCCGGGACCGCAGTTCCTGCTGTATCTGGCGCTGTGGCTGGTGATTCCCTCGGAGTGA
- a CDS encoding SDR family NAD(P)-dependent oxidoreductase — MHIGKVGNDTRVALVTGGSRGLGAAISAALAREGFAVAVNFARDKAAANRLRERITTSGGRAEIFRADVTDEGEVDALYQAVLAQFGRVDVLVLNATGPQPLLALEELSWRDMLDQLEFFVKSPLLLTRKVVPEMRRRGWGRIINIGSEVVELGVPSSSAYVAAKGAQLGLTRSWARELGPHGITVNLVAPGWIPTDRHVDSTDDEKAAYASGVPLGRLGSPEDVAEAVAYLASDRARFVTGQRIAVNGGNTLT; from the coding sequence GTGCACATCGGCAAAGTGGGGAACGACACTCGGGTGGCACTTGTGACCGGCGGCTCGCGGGGACTCGGCGCCGCGATCAGTGCCGCGCTGGCCCGCGAGGGATTCGCCGTGGCCGTCAACTTCGCCCGCGACAAGGCCGCCGCCAACCGACTGCGGGAGCGGATCACCACCTCCGGCGGCCGGGCGGAGATCTTCCGTGCGGACGTGACCGACGAGGGCGAGGTCGACGCGCTGTATCAGGCGGTGCTCGCGCAGTTCGGACGCGTCGACGTCCTGGTGCTCAACGCGACGGGTCCCCAGCCATTGCTGGCCCTGGAGGAGTTGAGCTGGCGCGACATGCTCGACCAGCTGGAGTTCTTCGTGAAGAGCCCGCTGCTGCTGACGCGCAAGGTGGTGCCCGAGATGCGGCGTCGGGGCTGGGGCCGAATCATCAACATCGGCTCCGAGGTGGTGGAACTGGGTGTGCCGTCGTCGAGCGCCTACGTGGCGGCCAAGGGCGCGCAACTGGGTTTGACCCGCTCGTGGGCGCGTGAGCTGGGCCCCCACGGCATCACGGTGAACCTCGTGGCGCCGGGCTGGATTCCGACGGACCGCCACGTCGACTCGACCGACGACGAGAAGGCCGCGTACGCCAGTGGTGTCCCGCTGGGGCGTCTCGGGAGCCCGGAGGACGTCGCTGAAGCGGTCGCCTACCTCGCCTCCGATCGCGCTCGCTTCGTCACCGGACAACGCATTGCCGTGAACGGCGGCAACACGCTGACGTGA